The genomic region gcttataatatatgtatggctgtagcagtttgatattattgatgaattccaaaaagaaatattggattatgtttgtaagctggtcttttcctctgggtttaTTAGAGTACactggattcagaagttttacttttacttgattaaacaatgattaaggctttaattgggccacatcagtaggatgttgggttcctgtccccttgatgggcagggaactcacagagaaactatactgcagagaagggaggctggagttttgagttggagctTGGGAAataagcatacagaggagcagagcagctgatccgagagagaatcaagccccagggagagagcctgAGTCATTTGCTGGTAgcctacagctggtcttgtggagagagtgaagggcagctgagcccagagagactaaaagtcccgggaagagaggaacccaggaggcttgaaccctggcagatgttggcagccatcttgctccaacacatggcaacagactttggtgagggaagtaacttatgctttatggcctttataaaataaatgccctttttaaaagccaacagatttctggtattttgcatcagcacccctttgactgactaatagagTGCCCAAAGAGCAGAAAGCAAGAACTTCATGAACTTTCCTAGAAGGAGGCTGAGATCTATCTTCAGGAAGCCCTTGGTGTCAGGGTGGACTGTGAAGGCCATTCCTTAACATTACACCCCTAGAAGCATGGGCACCATCCTTGACCCACGCCAAGAGTGGTGGCTTGCAGCTATGTATCCCAAAAAGcattttcttaaacttaacccattcctgtgggtgtgacccaactgaatcaggatgggtcttaattctataaCTGAAgattacagaaagagaaaatgccaCGGGGAGCAGCCCTGGGCTCCTGAGTCATTGCATATGGAAAGTATCTCTGGTCACTGTTACAGATTTCAATTTCACCACGCACTTTCTTTTTATAAGATTAAGTTTGCAGTACAGGTATtagtaaatatttgataaataatctcaaactcccATACATGCATACAAAgaatattactttttattttaagagaaatAGAAGGCCATTAAAAGGTGGGGAATATTATAATTAGACTCAGATTGAAATTTGCCTTCTACATGCACAAGTAAAACCAAGGGGGCAAACATGGAGCTGGGAGAAGCATTAGGAAGTCAAGTGGTCCTCTCAGCAAGAAGGAATAATTCTTTAGAGTTTTAGTTTTCCAGCTGCAAAAACAAATGCCAGGCAATGAGGTGGCTTAAATAATtgcaatttattggctcacaattttgaggctgggagaagcccaaaatcaaggcatcatcaaggtgaatctttctcccagaagactgtggcattctggactGGCTGCCAGCcttccttggtccttggcttttccatcacatggcaatgcacatggcagcctatCCTGGCTTCTCCtgtctcttccaggttcctttgATCTCAGCTTCTGGCTGAAAGATGGCAAGCCTGCTCGCTCCTTTCTtggctgctcagctgctctagtCTCTTTGGCTGCAGACTCTCAGGCAAGTGGCTCCTAACTTCCTGGGGCTAAGGATCAAagtcctcttctgtgtctaaggagctctctctcttttcttgcatatctgtttctgtttccttgagtgagtgtcctacaggcatacacacatacatattcacATGTGTGCATATGTCTTTGTGTGCGTGTATTTCTCTGTTTCTATGTATTTAGAACCAAATGTTTTCAAGACAGAGAAAACTGCAGGAGCTCAAAGACATTATCTGCCTTGAGTCAGTCCTGCCACTAGTCTGACCTGAATGTCCTCAGGTTTCTCATCCTCAGATCTCTGCTTTATTCCCTACACTGAGGCTTGCATCTATCTTAGCTTCTCAGGGACAAGACTCACGGCCTTAGATCCACCTTCAAGAGCACCCAAAATTCACTGTAAACCTATTCATTAAAAACCAGGCTTTGAAGTCAGGCACACCTAGATGCAAATACCCGCTGCCCCCTTACCACTTATTTGACCTTAAGAAAGTTACTTAAATTCTCGATCCTTCAGGGTCATTAACTGAAAAATGACACCATAACAGTATCTTCCCAATTAATTTGTCCTGTTTGTGAACTAAATGGGATGATATATACactcatacacatacacacacacatacacatacacatacacatacacatacacatacacatacacatacacatacacatacatatacatatacatatacatatacatatacatatacatatacataactatgtcttagtttgccagaccTTCTATACCAAATACTACAGACTGGTTGCTTtatacaacaggaatttattttctcacagtttcatagacaagaagtccaaaaccaaggtgtcgACATGCCACACTTTCTCTAAAATCTGTAGCATTTTGCTGTTGGCTTACCAGCAATCCATAACCCAGTCTCTACCTCTGTCACTTGGCAAcctgtctccttctgtctcctcctcATTACAACTACTATGTTCAAATATCCTCTGCTTGTATGGATTCCAGTCAAATTGGACTAAGCCCCACCATGATTCTGTCTGATCTCACCTTGATTGGATCTCCAAAATCCTCTTTCCAAATGGGCTCATATCTACAAGGGTTAGGACTTGTGGGAGGACACATTTCAAACCACACAGCATATAAATATCTTACCACAGCACTAGGCACTTATGCTACCCAGGAGGTGGCAAGTATACATCCATTCTCTGGATTCCAAGTGCTGAAGACTGCTTCAGCATTTCCCTGCCAGTCAGCCCAGGAGAACTGCACCCGCCACCCCAGCCCTCTGCTCTCAGACTTGTTTGTGGATTCAGGATTGTCTATACAAACACTTGGCACAAGATGCATCTGGTTCTTTTTCCTGCTGTTTGGCTTTGTGAATATCTTGTtatagaaggacaaatattaacaACCAACCTTTAATGAATGTATActggtttgaatcttttgtggacccccaaaaaaatgttcttaagcTAAACCATTCCTGTGTAGTTGAACCTATTTTATGTGGGAACTTTTGGTTATGGATTTGGTtgagggatcttttgattagatcacttttgttaagggcctttgattcaactgtgggacccagggtgggtcttaatgctTTCATAGAGTCTTATACTaatagaaacacagagaaagagagtcactgccatttttatcctgccatgtgaggaaggactccaggatcacctacagctgcaaaaagacagagaaacccaagaggcagagagaaaggctGGAGGCAGGAGTCTGTAGAGCAGCAGAAGCTGAAGAGATGTGCCTGGGGGGGGATGAGCCATATGCCCGATTGCCCAGAGCTAATCCTGGGAACAAAGTGAGGTGGGAGAAgaagcagagatcagtggccatttGCCTCGCCATAAAGCCAGATGGTAGGATTTGCCAGCAGCCCACCTTTGGTGAAACAGCATCTCTGAtaatggacattttcacagcatcTGAACTATAAGTTTTACTCTTCCCTTGATAAAaaacaacacatttctggtacattgcactGGTAGCCTAtgacaaactaaaacaaggtACATACACAAATGTGTCAGATACTGTTCTCTATGTTCAAGTGTATAAATGCAACCACCTTATAAGGTGGGATACATCATCCTTCCAGTGTATAGATACAGCACAGAGCAGTTAACTCACTTATTCAAGGTAACACAATTAGTAAGTTAAGGAGAGAGAGGTGGATCTGGGCATTCTGGCCCCAAAGTCCACCCTTCAACCCACTACTGtgcatttctttcttctcatAAAGTCTAGAGCAAAACTTTTGTCAAAGGACATTCACAAATCTCGATGCATTTGAATTTCATCTCATCCCTGAACTAATGTAAAAATATAGGGTCCCCAAGTCCAGTGGAATCTTAGGGAAGATCCCACCTAACAGATGTTCAACCTTGTCTGCAACGTCCTGTGGTTCTGGGGAGGTACCCAGGGGCCCTaaggaggcaagagaagatgCTGCTCACCAGCTTCCACGTACCCCCACCCACACATCACCCTCAGCAGCTCTCTATTATCTGTTTCTTAGGTTGGAGCATCacttatgatttctttttgtaCTAAAAGAAGATTCTGCTGCTTTGAAAAATGTGTAGACCCATTGAAGACtctaataatttcattttaaaacccaGGAAACTAAGCCTCTGTAAGGATGCTCTAAGGCAATTTACATTCAAATGCCACAACTTTAAACACAACAGAACATAAAATAGTTTCATATTTAAATACAAGATGACTTTGCGTAATCATGCCCACATGATTTCATGTATTTTCATGTCCTCATCATACCTATTACAATCTGTTTAAGCATTTTGACATAGGCTATCTGAAAAGAAGGTAATTTTTCTTCCCACAGTCACTTGTAGACATGCTAATATTTGCTTCGGACCAGGATATTAATGGAGGTGACCTGCTTTCACCATCACAAAGAAATTCTACCATGTACCCTTCCAACACCACCTGATTCTTGGGGCTTATTTTAAATTATGGAGGAgctgaaatgaaggaaaaggcACAACAAAACtgataatttttaacattttaataccaagtggaaaaagagaaatatgtttaaatatattgtgtaataagAACGTGTTTTCAATTAGTTATCAAGTATTCCCTGCATGTGGATGACTGTCTGCCTGTAAGGAAACCAACAATATACACATCTGGTTTGCAAGTCCACAAAGCAGTAggcaaaaagaggaaaatatttctaaatcttATGGAAACTACTTCATTCAATAAATCATTGTGGCTATTTACTAGCAATAATCTATGATAAACATATTGAAAACTTCAAATGGTGCttgtgttgagaaataaaaagcataaccttgcagaaaaatatctaatgagccactcctgcccccacttctgtaaattagcccacaaaagcatgaccttgcacctgccttctgcttcttcacctagcaacgcattagccaatgagcaagagtcatgctagtcccacataaaatgctatataaacctatgaaaactgaaaaacagggctcagaatttggagaaagACTCTCTTCTGGGCCTGCATGTAATAAATTtgttcctccacctctctgagtGCTCTTTGGGTTTTTCTGCTACTGGGAACTCCTgactttgctgcaacatttgAAGTGGTAACAAAATAGTTTTCTGCAAACTTCCATGCACAGAATGAAATTTGCAACAACAACTTCCTGTGttcatttcagaaagaaaagattaGGCTTCTTAGATTACCGCTCTTCCCACATTTGAATCTATCCTTTGAAAAACCCAaagttaggttaaaaaaaaaaaatctgtcatcaGTTATAGAACAGGATTCTATTCATAGatctcataaaaatgaaaaattagtcAACATGGCCATTTATGAGAGGCACAATGGTACCCAATAATATCTGTGATGCCATTTTCAAAACAGTTTTCTGAGATGACATGACAAATCACTTCTCTTTGCTATTAGATCTTTGCACAATTCTTGCTATCCTCCAATACACCAACCATTTCGAAATATAAGAAACATAAAGTAAATAATAATTGTCAGAGTGCATTTATTGTGAGCTTCATATGGTATGCAGTAAAACGGATTTTTTAAATCTCCATAATTCTGAGTCCTTGTATTAGACTAAACAAATATGGTATATGATATATTGCAAGGTCACACAAATTTATGAAAGCCATCAGGGTATGCCCAAAATATTTGTAATAGGCCTAGAAAATTAGAGGCAGAAAACAACTAACAGACAACAATTTCAAACCAGCATTCCACAGATAAAAAAATGCATATTGAAGGAGGTGAAATTGAATTATACTCACTCAATGCTAATACATAGCAGACACAACATGAGAATCTAAGTTGCTTGACTCCCACTTTGATATTCTTTCCAAAATCAAAACATTACAAtaactctaaaaatgattgatgaTTTCATAAAAAGAATGGAATATTTCTACATTTAGAAAATGGAATCATGACACAGTAAAAGTGCTAGGTGATAAAAGAAGGTAgctaaacaaaaaaaacaaaaaagaaggtaGCTAGACAAATCATTTAGCCAAATTTTCAATAATGGCAAATTTGATTTCAAATTTTACTGATAAATTAAAATTCACAATTAGCCAAGTATCAGTGAAAAGCATTGCTTTCATTTGAGACCCTTTTACTTCATATATTCTCATTCAAAAATTCCTCAGACTCTCCATCTTACTAAAGTATAGGAAAAACTGAAGTCAATTGcttttttacactttttcctaAAACCAAAATGACTAGCTGGTTAGATCAATGAAGAAATTATGATATGATGGGAACAAAACCAATTTTGTCCGCACCATTTTTGTAAACACAATGAGTGACGAATGGACCATTTCAAGATAGAcagggtgttttgttttgttttgttttgttttttgaggcccaggggccagggactgaacccaggacctagtctCTGGGAAacaagcattcaaccactgaatcACATTGGCTTTCttgacttgtttttttttgtttgttttttggggattttttttttttaagaggtaccaggaattgagcccatgaggtgggtactcaactgcttgagacataTCCACTCTCAACACAAGGATTCTTGAGTGACACATGTACTCAGCACCCAGTGATATGAGCAAGCATATAGTGATTTCAGTGCAAATTGACctgcaaaaaaaaatcactagcACATTGTACTGAAACAGGAGTAAAGTGTTATCACAGTTTACTTATACATTAACTGATGCAGATGAACACATAGAAGGAATAGGATCTAAATGCAAGTAACGAAGAAAACAAAGAGCTAGCACACTGTAAAATCAGGGAGACCATTAAAGTGCAACTGTTTgtaacctaaaaagaaaaaaaaaatcacaacttattaaaagaagtaaaaaacaaaggtattaaacataaaacaatgcaaacaaaacaaaaacaacacactATTTCTTTGAAAGCATTTTTTAACCCCAACACATTGGAAGTCTAAAAATAATGTTTGGGttcttgaaaaataatttccCCCAGGAATTGCCAATTAGCTCAAGAAAAAATGTCATTCCTATACCTTCTCATTAGAGCATGGAGAATATTTTTCATGATATTAACATCTCTAGGGGAAAAGCATTTTTTCTCATCAGACACATCAACTGAAACAAGAAATTTTTGATCTATTGCTTTTGAGGAATTGATGCTAAACATTTCAAGTCAGGAAACACTGACTAAATGCTGAAAACCTGCAGTGGACAAATTACTGTGCCTTTTTCAGGGTCAACACTGCTGTTTAGCCTAGCCCAGGCTCATTGCCCAATATAGCCCCAATGCTAGACTGGTCAGTTCCATATTAGTAAAACTTCTCAGTTCCTTGCCTTTCAGAGTCAGGTATAAAATGCTATGCAAATATGTTaggtaaaataataaaagttttttaacTCATTGAAAGTGTTCCTGGTTCCAAAAGGGAGGCCCTTAATATGGATAATTAAAAATTACTGTTGTGTTGTCAGCTGATGAGAAAACCTGCTTTGACAGCAGGGGGCTGTTAGCCTCACTCAGATAACATGTATATTCAGCTGTTTACCAAATCAACAAGGGATGTGAGTCTGCACACCCATACAACAACAGCAGCCCAAGAATGGACTGACCCTGGAATCAACGCGAGAGAACGTCAAAGAGTGACTTGTTCTTTAAAACAGAATTGGGTGTCCATGGATATCAATTATTTTCTCTGCttgaaatacttttattattgCTTCTGTTTCCCAGCCCGGGCTGCATGTGAAAGCCATCAGCATATTCTCAAGCTGTGTCAAGTAGACAATTTGGCAAATATCTAAGAATACAGGGCACAACCTTTCACTCACATATCTAGAAGGTCGTTCCTATGCCTGTGAAGTATTCTGAAGCACAAATATCTTTTGACAGGTTGCTGTCAGATTaataacttcatatttttttattgcccATGGTTGATTCTGGCACTTGGActaagtgaggaaaaaaaaaatcctagtttTAACTTGAAGCAGATTAGCTTTGAAACTtctattttgtcaaaacataaagGGCAAATAAAAATCTCTCTCCCCCTATTTAcatgacatttttttctaggtTGAAAATCAATTGTCTGAGTGTGGCAGCATGAGCATTTCAATCACGACCTTCTGCTCCACACACCTTGTAAAATTATGTTTGCCGTTGCTTGAACAGAGCCTTGGTTATTGCTGGCATGACAAGTAAATCAGCCGTGATCTTGCAGAGTGATGTTCTGCACGAAAAGTCCTCTGGACTTGGTTCCAGCCActgcccttcccacccccccctccaTTGCCCTTGTTCCAGATAATGTGAGGGTGAGCATGGCCTGTGGTCAAATATTCCAAAATTGTGATAGTGCCAATTAAAACCTCTGTGTCCTGGGGCAGATTACAAAACTAGGCTTGGCTAAGGGTGGATCGGGAAACAAATCAAAATACGGCCAGCAGCAAGTTAGAAAGTATGATATATTCTACATTGTGGCTTTAGGATTATTGTTAtcctaaaattttctttaaactaaaatatatgtgaatatacaCACCTTAGGTTCTCAAATAATTAAATCCAAACTAAAATTCAATCTAGATTTGACTAAAGGAAGCAGCGATATAGAGATAAAGCTCATGAAAGGTACGACAGTAAGCATTATGAATTCTACATTCATTAGTAATGTTGAATTTTGGGGGATTGTTTTAGAACTCAAGGAGAGCTCAAAGGAGGAGGAAAATGTGATTAGAGAAGAAGAGACAGGGAAAGACAATGGAAAACAC from Dasypus novemcinctus isolate mDasNov1 chromosome 14, mDasNov1.1.hap2, whole genome shotgun sequence harbors:
- the LOC101419529 gene encoding LOW QUALITY PROTEIN: probable oxidoreductase PXDNL (The sequence of the model RefSeq protein was modified relative to this genomic sequence to represent the inferred CDS: inserted 1 base in 1 codon; deleted 2 bases in 2 codons; substituted 2 bases at 2 genomic stop codons), whose translation is MIKIRKYSWVTSICIQSLDLDDNPQLNLFGDGILMIQNTRESDQGVYSGRSGNSAGEVKTQNAILRYSSLLHKTLLFYAKPSFVIXPQDTEVLIGTITILEYLTTGHAHPHIIWNKGNGGGGLFVQNITLQDHGXFTCHASNNQGSVQATANIILQAPPXFKISPKNQVVLEGYMVEFLCDGESRSPPLISWSEANISMSTSTGSFYLQAGSIGAQAQGPENEGSSEERRQTVQPDQV